The Methylomonas montana genome has a window encoding:
- a CDS encoding rubredoxin-like domain-containing protein codes for MTTQNLPRDTQQWVCLQCGYNMIGEMPDICPFCGARHDRFMTWDDAEKTYSVTTHAVNDVVSQLLSVPKLGLEHAAYRIETKTGAVWIDSPSAFNRNLAPVDAILFTHHHFLGASNQYRRLWHSEVWLHDLDAKHRLVTLFDIDRRFSNDFTAYGIEAYHVGGHTPGFTFYIYLDVLFICDYVFLTETGMYFNPYGPEQDTLNQARRIYDVVSAKCLKTVCGYNYIAHFADWLPQFEHLVRTQ; via the coding sequence ATGACTACGCAAAATCTCCCACGGGACACGCAACAATGGGTTTGCTTACAATGCGGGTATAACATGATCGGTGAAATGCCTGACATTTGTCCGTTTTGCGGCGCCCGGCATGATCGTTTCATGACTTGGGACGACGCCGAAAAGACCTATAGCGTCACCACCCACGCGGTAAACGATGTGGTCAGCCAATTGCTTTCGGTGCCGAAACTGGGACTGGAGCACGCTGCTTATCGCATCGAAACCAAGACCGGCGCGGTCTGGATCGATTCGCCATCGGCTTTCAACCGCAATTTGGCGCCAGTGGATGCCATCTTGTTCACCCACCATCATTTCCTCGGTGCATCCAATCAATATCGGCGCCTCTGGCATTCGGAAGTCTGGCTGCATGACCTGGATGCCAAACATCGGTTAGTGACTTTATTTGATATAGACCGGCGTTTTAGCAATGACTTTACTGCCTATGGTATTGAGGCCTATCACGTCGGTGGTCACACACCTGGATTTACCTTTTATATCTATCTCGATGTGTTGTTCATCTGCGATTATGTGTTTCTGACGGAGACCGGCATGTATTTCAATCCCTACGGGCCAGAGCAGGACACCCTGAATCAGGCGCGGCGGATTTATGACGTCGTTAGTGCCAAATGCTTGAAAACAGTCTGTGGCTATAACTACATCGCCCATTTTGCCGATTGGCTACCCCAATTCGAGCATCTTGTTCGGACACAGTAA
- a CDS encoding GlcG/HbpS family heme-binding protein: MHVSYEQAEKAIAAALAESKKLGTQMCIAVVDSGADLKAFTRMNGAWVGSIDIAIKKAKTACFFGMNTGQIGQLSQPGRPLYGIEHSNQGLITFPGGVPIVDQDGVLIGAIGVSGSSVENDHQVAKAGVDVIGLSDLPSHPWRT, from the coding sequence ATGCACGTCAGTTACGAACAAGCAGAAAAGGCGATTGCCGCTGCACTTGCCGAATCGAAAAAGCTGGGCACGCAAATGTGTATCGCCGTAGTCGATTCCGGCGCCGATTTGAAGGCATTTACCCGCATGAACGGTGCTTGGGTCGGCAGCATCGATATCGCCATCAAAAAAGCCAAGACCGCCTGTTTCTTCGGGATGAATACCGGACAAATCGGCCAGCTTTCACAGCCGGGCAGACCACTGTACGGCATCGAACATTCGAACCAGGGGCTGATTACCTTTCCCGGCGGCGTGCCGATAGTCGATCAGGATGGGGTGCTGATTGGCGCAATCGGCGTCAGCGGCAGTTCGGTGGAAAACGATCATCAGGTCGCCAAAGCAGGCGTGGATGTGATCGGGCTGTCCGATTTACCCTCTCATCCCTGGCGAACCTGA
- a CDS encoding thiol-disulfide oxidoreductase DCC family protein, producing MPSNLGSTHQDSADQDKLVVYYDGACPKCVRDRETYEKLAGSPSEEVCWFDITGRESQLQELGIDPQKALSELHVRDTNGRIVSELDAYILLMNKVPLLKPLAWIIGLPLIRLLLARLYHWLVDRRLRIRGLR from the coding sequence ATGCCGTCAAACCTTGGATCGACTCATCAGGATAGCGCCGATCAAGATAAGTTGGTGGTTTATTATGACGGTGCATGCCCAAAATGCGTACGCGATCGAGAAACTTATGAAAAACTGGCGGGCTCTCCCAGCGAAGAGGTTTGCTGGTTCGATATAACTGGGCGAGAAAGTCAATTGCAGGAACTGGGGATCGATCCGCAAAAAGCCTTATCCGAATTACATGTGCGCGATACAAATGGCCGGATCGTTTCGGAACTGGATGCCTACATTCTGTTGATGAACAAAGTGCCGTTATTAAAACCCCTTGCTTGGATAATCGGCCTGCCGTTGATTCGGCTCTTATTGGCTAGACTGTATCATTGGCTAGTCGACCGCCGCTTACGAATAAGGGGCTTGCGTTGA